In Archangium violaceum, the following are encoded in one genomic region:
- a CDS encoding type IV pilus twitching motility protein PilT has translation MQNGASDIHFRPGDPPIYRVNGVLRPLKMEKLHPDHTKQVALHIIQDPLTKTQVDSLQEYDTSYGLPGVARFRVNIYRQRGTLACILRIIPDEIPTIDGLGLPQVLKTIAGNDRGLVLVTGATGSGKSSTLAAMIDHINRTENLHILTIEDPVEFIYKNMKSSISQREIGPDTENFAIALRAALRQDPDVILVGEMRDTETIDIALKASETGHLVLSTVHTTDASRTINRLVSVFPAEEQSMVRMRLADSLRATVSQRLLPKADGKGRTVALEIMVQTKSVEQYIREDRTSELKDVIEKGRDMFGMQSFDQHLSQLYRQGIISLETAQSAATNPADFQRALEFE, from the coding sequence GTGCAGAATGGCGCCTCGGACATCCACTTCCGGCCCGGCGATCCCCCCATCTATCGGGTCAACGGGGTGCTGCGGCCACTGAAGATGGAGAAGCTCCACCCGGACCACACCAAGCAGGTGGCGCTCCACATCATCCAGGATCCGCTGACGAAGACCCAGGTGGACAGCCTGCAGGAGTACGACACCTCCTACGGCCTGCCGGGGGTGGCGCGCTTCCGGGTGAACATCTACCGGCAGCGGGGCACGCTGGCCTGCATCCTGCGCATCATCCCGGACGAGATCCCCACCATCGACGGGCTGGGGCTGCCGCAGGTGCTCAAGACGATCGCCGGCAATGATCGCGGGCTGGTGCTGGTGACGGGGGCCACGGGCTCGGGCAAGAGCTCGACGCTCGCGGCGATGATCGACCACATCAACCGCACCGAGAACCTGCACATCCTCACCATCGAGGACCCGGTCGAGTTCATCTACAAGAACATGAAGTCCTCCATCTCCCAGCGGGAGATCGGCCCGGACACGGAGAACTTCGCCATCGCGCTGCGTGCCGCGCTGCGTCAGGACCCGGACGTCATCCTGGTGGGTGAGATGCGCGACACGGAGACGATCGACATCGCGCTCAAGGCGTCGGAGACGGGCCACCTGGTGCTGTCCACGGTGCACACGACGGACGCGTCGCGGACCATCAACCGCCTGGTGTCGGTGTTCCCGGCCGAGGAGCAGTCGATGGTGCGCATGCGCCTGGCCGACAGCCTGCGGGCCACCGTCTCACAGCGGCTGCTGCCCAAGGCGGACGGCAAGGGGCGCACGGTGGCGCTGGAGATCATGGTCCAGACCAAGTCGGTGGAGCAGTACATCCGCGAGGACCGGACGAGCGAACTCAAGGATGTCATCGAGAAGGGCCGGGACATGTTCGGCATGCAGTCGTTCGACCAGCACCTGAGCCAGCTCTACCGCCAGGGCATCATCTCCCTGGAGACGGCGCAGAGCGCGGCGACCAACCCCGCGGACTTCCAGCGGGCACTCGAGTTCGAGTGA
- the menC gene encoding o-succinylbenzoate synthase: MRITEASIQPLRLEMVHPLKTASGTYEAREGFVVRLTDEEGRVGQGEAMPLKEFGTESASECEQALEEYLSNLSTQKTTPLPSGEGRGEGTESTGLNPCLPPLPLGEGWGEGLRATPAARHAIEQSLLDLQAQRQGIPLSELLSPKAREEVQVNALLGAQLPELLAEEARRAVAEGYTTLKIKVAGRPVREDEARLSAVREAVGPAIRLRIDANGGWKESEAILALEALSGYGLELCEQPVAAEDAEALFRLSNHARFPLAADESLAFPELRQVLLDRPGTVGILVLKPMVLGGLLPTLALAREAARRGMDAYVTSSLDGVIARAGAAHLAAALPSGRYASGLGVGHLFRNEPDNHPFRPERGRIAIPRRPGLGVS, from the coding sequence ATGCGCATCACGGAGGCATCCATCCAGCCGTTGAGGCTGGAGATGGTGCACCCGCTGAAGACGGCGAGTGGCACGTACGAAGCGCGAGAAGGCTTCGTGGTGCGGCTGACGGACGAGGAGGGTCGGGTCGGGCAGGGCGAGGCGATGCCGTTGAAGGAGTTCGGCACGGAATCGGCGAGCGAGTGCGAGCAAGCCCTCGAGGAGTACCTGTCGAACCTGAGCACCCAGAAAACCACCCCTCTCCCTTCGGGAGAGGGACGGGGTGAGGGTACCGAGTCCACCGGGTTGAACCCGTGTCTGCCCCCTCTCCCTCTGGGAGAGGGCTGGGGTGAGGGTCTACGCGCGACGCCCGCGGCCAGACACGCGATCGAGCAATCACTCCTGGATCTCCAAGCCCAGCGCCAGGGAATCCCGCTGAGCGAACTGCTGAGCCCCAAAGCGCGAGAGGAAGTCCAGGTCAACGCGCTGCTGGGAGCCCAGCTACCGGAACTGCTCGCGGAGGAAGCGAGACGAGCGGTAGCGGAGGGCTACACGACGCTGAAGATCAAGGTAGCGGGGCGCCCGGTGAGGGAAGACGAGGCGAGACTCTCCGCGGTGCGGGAAGCGGTTGGCCCGGCGATCCGCCTGCGAATAGACGCGAACGGTGGCTGGAAGGAATCGGAGGCGATTCTAGCGCTGGAGGCCCTGAGTGGTTACGGGCTCGAACTGTGCGAGCAGCCGGTGGCGGCGGAAGACGCCGAGGCGCTGTTCCGGCTGAGCAATCACGCTCGATTCCCACTGGCGGCGGACGAGTCGCTGGCATTCCCGGAGCTCCGCCAGGTGCTCCTGGATCGCCCGGGCACGGTGGGAATCCTGGTGCTCAAGCCGATGGTGCTGGGGGGCCTGTTACCGACCCTGGCGCTGGCGCGAGAGGCGGCGAGAAGAGGCATGGACGCGTACGTGACGAGCTCACTGGACGGAGTCATCGCCCGAGCGGGAGCGGCGCACCTGGCGGCGGCGCTGCCGTCGGGGAGGTACGCATCGGGGCTGGGGGTGGGACACCTCTTCAGGAACGAGCCAGACAACCACCCATTCCGCCCGGAGCGGGGTCGCATCGCGATTCCGCGGAGGCCGGGCCTGGGAGTGAGCTGA
- a CDS encoding polysaccharide deacetylase family protein: MSRKRWVRWAVGTPLVVLGLLVGLWQLSRSWTFQLFGELHARVETSEKVVALTFDDGPRPGQTEAILELLKRHGVRASFFMVGRNIERHRELAARVLAEGHQLGNHSYSHHRLIFKSPSYVREELDRTDALLRGLGVEGELLFRAPNGKKLVVLPWLLSRSGRKHITFDVVPRDDAEQDVELLTSRVMESVRPGSIILFHDGGQEKPGTVKAVDIVLGRLREQGYRFVTVSELLALGGR, translated from the coding sequence ATGAGCAGGAAGCGTTGGGTGCGTTGGGCGGTCGGGACGCCGCTCGTGGTGCTGGGGCTGCTGGTGGGGCTGTGGCAGCTCTCGAGGTCGTGGACGTTCCAGCTCTTCGGCGAGCTGCACGCCCGGGTGGAGACCTCCGAGAAGGTGGTGGCGCTGACGTTCGATGACGGGCCGAGGCCGGGTCAGACGGAGGCCATCCTGGAGCTCCTGAAGCGGCACGGGGTGAGGGCCAGCTTCTTCATGGTGGGCCGCAACATCGAGCGCCACCGGGAGCTGGCGGCGAGGGTGCTGGCCGAGGGGCACCAGCTGGGCAACCACTCGTATTCGCACCACCGGCTGATCTTCAAATCGCCGTCCTACGTGCGGGAGGAGCTCGACAGGACGGACGCGCTGCTGCGGGGGCTGGGGGTGGAGGGGGAGCTCCTCTTCCGGGCGCCGAACGGCAAGAAGCTGGTGGTGCTGCCGTGGCTGCTGTCCCGGAGCGGGCGCAAGCACATCACCTTCGACGTGGTGCCGAGGGACGACGCGGAGCAGGACGTGGAGCTGCTGACGTCGCGGGTGATGGAGTCGGTGCGGCCGGGCTCCATCATCCTGTTCCACGACGGAGGGCAGGAGAAGCCGGGCACGGTGAAGGCCGTGGACATCGTCTTGGGGAGGCTGCGGGAGCAGGGGTACCGCTTCGTGACGGTGTCCGAGCTGCTGGCGCTCGGGGGTAGGTAG
- a CDS encoding PilZ domain-containing protein: protein MSSEQERRQFRRYPLRLRAILRSGSEEVEADVINASVGGCLLRTHLKVQAGDVIEVSIPDLQVPPTSMVVVRSTPTDEAGHLVATCFESPVADEATLAGHSSEKPTPSSKPTRPN, encoded by the coding sequence ATGTCCTCCGAGCAGGAGCGGCGCCAGTTCCGGCGCTACCCCTTGCGGCTGCGCGCCATCCTCCGTTCCGGCTCCGAGGAGGTGGAAGCGGACGTCATCAATGCCTCCGTGGGCGGCTGCCTGTTGAGAACCCACCTGAAGGTGCAGGCCGGCGACGTCATCGAGGTGAGCATCCCGGACCTGCAGGTCCCCCCGACGTCCATGGTGGTGGTACGCAGTACCCCCACGGATGAGGCGGGCCACCTGGTGGCTACCTGCTTCGAGTCCCCGGTGGCGGACGAGGCCACCCTGGCCGGGCATTCGAGCGAGAAACCGACTCCTTCCTCCAAGCCCACGCGACCCAACTAG
- the menE gene encoding o-succinylbenzoate--CoA ligase, which produces MQWTCPIRVGAERHPESQALTFGGRRWTYRELDEGVGRWVAALQSRGVKAGDRVGLLATSHAAVVHLFFALGRLGGVLAPLNARLTRAELQPLVEDVAPRFTLALGALAERLPGAVPLESFADAARASPDSTPLEPNTPRVILFTSGTTGRPKGAVLTEGNFRASARGSEGNLGAHPGPRWLGTLPLFHVGGLAMLTRTAYDGGCLVLRERFEAEDTNRAIDEEGVTHASFVATTLERVLEARKDRRVPSTFRLALIGGGPVPAPLLARARAAGILALQTYGLTEACSQVTTEHPEESDGRTAGRPLPGMEVRIVSPEGEALGPGREGDIEVRGPTVMAGYLNRPEATRETVRDGWLRTKDMGMLDERGRLTVLSRRTDLIVRGGENIYPAELEAVLASHPAVQEAAVVGVPDARWGEVPVAFVAMRGGASLPEDLGAWCRESLAGFKVPARFLSIEALPRNAMGKLERTVLRQRALST; this is translated from the coding sequence ATGCAGTGGACGTGCCCGATCCGAGTGGGTGCCGAGAGGCATCCGGAGTCGCAGGCGCTCACCTTCGGGGGCCGGAGGTGGACGTATCGAGAGCTGGACGAGGGGGTGGGCCGGTGGGTGGCCGCGCTCCAGTCACGAGGGGTGAAGGCGGGGGATCGGGTGGGGCTGCTCGCGACAAGCCACGCGGCGGTGGTGCACCTCTTCTTCGCGCTCGGGAGACTGGGTGGGGTGCTGGCGCCGCTCAACGCGAGGCTCACGCGGGCGGAACTGCAGCCGCTGGTCGAGGACGTGGCGCCTCGTTTCACACTGGCGCTCGGAGCGCTCGCGGAGCGGCTCCCGGGAGCGGTGCCGCTGGAGTCGTTCGCGGACGCGGCACGGGCCTCACCGGACAGCACGCCGCTGGAGCCGAATACGCCGCGGGTCATCCTCTTCACGTCGGGGACGACGGGCCGGCCGAAGGGGGCGGTGCTGACGGAGGGGAACTTCCGGGCGTCGGCGAGGGGCTCGGAGGGGAACCTGGGGGCGCACCCGGGGCCGCGCTGGCTGGGGACGCTGCCGCTCTTCCACGTGGGGGGCCTGGCGATGCTCACGCGCACGGCGTACGACGGAGGCTGCCTGGTCCTGCGGGAGCGCTTCGAGGCGGAGGACACGAATCGGGCGATCGACGAGGAGGGCGTCACCCACGCGAGCTTCGTGGCGACGACACTGGAGCGCGTGTTGGAGGCGCGGAAGGACCGACGCGTGCCCTCCACGTTCCGGCTGGCGCTGATTGGCGGAGGGCCCGTACCGGCGCCGCTGCTGGCGCGGGCGAGGGCGGCGGGCATCCTGGCGCTGCAGACCTACGGGCTCACGGAGGCCTGCTCACAAGTCACGACGGAGCATCCGGAGGAATCGGACGGGCGTACGGCGGGCCGGCCGCTGCCGGGGATGGAGGTGCGCATCGTGAGCCCCGAGGGGGAGGCACTGGGCCCGGGGAGGGAAGGGGACATCGAGGTCCGCGGTCCGACGGTGATGGCGGGCTACCTGAACCGGCCGGAGGCCACGCGCGAGACAGTGCGAGACGGGTGGCTGCGGACGAAGGACATGGGGATGCTGGACGAGCGGGGACGCCTCACGGTGCTGTCGAGGCGGACGGACCTGATCGTCCGGGGTGGGGAGAACATCTACCCGGCCGAGCTGGAGGCGGTGCTGGCCTCGCACCCTGCGGTCCAGGAGGCGGCGGTGGTGGGCGTCCCGGACGCGCGCTGGGGCGAGGTGCCAGTGGCCTTCGTGGCGATGCGGGGTGGGGCCTCGCTGCCGGAGGACCTGGGGGCGTGGTGCCGCGAGTCCCTGGCGGGCTTCAAGGTACCGGCCCGCTTCCTGTCCATCGAGGCGCTGCCTCGCAACGCCATGGGCAAGTTGGAGCGGACGGTGCTGCGCCAGCGGGCCCTGTCGACCTGA
- a CDS encoding class I SAM-dependent methyltransferase translates to MDEAEEQGVRRVYGEIAGIYEAFFPSLHRYEGRVERFLAEAVAPGRRVLDVGCGPGQLTRGLDPAVAVVGVDLSPEMIDRARSGRPSGEYRVHSYREPLPEELGRFDVALAVGCLDFCDDLGRTLRHVSGALEPGGRLLFTVLERRPGLEGHEEARRRVQTADTEVTLYFWSFEETARALLDAGLLPRGYAHAPGWVQLTEQRTMHFGWWDVERCPAGR, encoded by the coding sequence ATGGACGAAGCGGAAGAGCAGGGCGTGCGGCGGGTGTACGGGGAGATCGCCGGAATCTACGAGGCGTTCTTCCCCTCGCTGCACCGGTACGAGGGGAGGGTGGAGCGGTTCCTCGCCGAAGCGGTGGCGCCTGGCCGCCGGGTATTGGATGTGGGATGTGGCCCGGGGCAGCTCACGCGGGGGCTGGACCCGGCCGTCGCGGTCGTGGGGGTGGATCTCTCCCCCGAGATGATCGACCGGGCGCGGAGTGGCCGGCCCTCGGGCGAGTACCGGGTGCACAGCTACCGCGAGCCCCTTCCCGAGGAGCTCGGCCGCTTCGACGTGGCGCTGGCGGTGGGGTGCCTCGACTTCTGCGATGACCTGGGCCGGACGCTGCGCCACGTGTCCGGGGCCCTGGAACCGGGGGGGCGGCTGCTCTTCACGGTGCTGGAGCGCCGCCCGGGGCTGGAGGGGCACGAGGAGGCCCGGCGGCGGGTCCAGACGGCGGACACGGAGGTGACGCTGTACTTCTGGTCCTTCGAGGAGACGGCCCGGGCGCTCCTGGACGCGGGGCTGCTCCCGCGGGGCTACGCCCACGCTCCGGGGTGGGTGCAGCTCACCGAGCAGCGGACGATGCACTTCGGCTGGTGGGATGTGGAGCGTTGCCCGGCGGGGCGCTGA
- a CDS encoding STAS/SEC14 domain-containing protein, whose amino-acid sequence MEVTLEGSIRPDEMRQFVEQSVAAIRDLAAQGRVVKSLADLRHFRATSPEATEILRQGQQAAMQAGMKRIAELVGSELATLQLNRVARASGMDRILRRFDDEQAARQWLESEDALDVA is encoded by the coding sequence GTGGAAGTCACCCTGGAAGGGAGCATCCGCCCGGACGAGATGCGGCAGTTCGTCGAGCAGTCCGTGGCGGCCATCCGCGACCTCGCGGCCCAGGGCCGGGTCGTGAAGTCCCTGGCCGACCTGCGCCACTTCCGCGCCACCTCGCCCGAGGCCACGGAGATCCTCCGCCAGGGTCAGCAGGCCGCCATGCAGGCGGGCATGAAGCGGATCGCCGAGCTCGTCGGCAGCGAGCTCGCCACCCTCCAGCTCAACCGCGTCGCGCGCGCCAGCGGCATGGACCGCATCCTCCGCCGCTTCGATGACGAGCAGGCCGCACGGCAATGGCTCGAGAGCGAGGACGCGCTCGACGTGGCCTGA
- the menD gene encoding 2-succinyl-5-enolpyruvyl-6-hydroxy-3-cyclohexene-1-carboxylic-acid synthase: MSDANLNQLWARAVLEELVRGGVRHAVVCPGSRSSPLALACVRTEGLRTWSVIDERSAGFFALGMAKQSRAPVVLVATSGTAGAHFYPAVIEAAMSQVPLVVLTADRPLELQGWGAPQTVPQARFFGEFARLFADVGLPEASDAALVHLRATVARAVSQASRAPRGTVHLNVQFREPLAPTAEGFDGERLSALAREGRKGAPLTRIVPPTRQPDPKVLEQVRARVADVERGVIVCGPRDENDGFAEAIASLAEATGYPVLAEATSQARYGGGPATVSLYDAMLRHEPFAKAHRPELVLRFGGGLTPKGPQAWIDGSGAEVILFSDEGGLFDPAHRASRVVEGSSVAACEALGQGLSRGLGPWARSFLWAEQWTRAALESAFSEDQSLTEMRIAHDVVAALPDGANLFVSSSMPIRDVDAFAPSMGRRLRVLANRGANGIDGIISSALGVAAVSVRPTVLLTGDLAFLHDVGGLLTARRSGVPLTVVVVNNDGGGIFSFLPIAQAEMAQKHYEPLWGTPHGVDLSHAATLYQARFKRPDSPASLRAAVTEGLKGGLHLIEVKVAERTKNVDLHRQLFARMAVSLGEGPWL, encoded by the coding sequence ATGTCTGACGCCAACTTGAACCAGCTCTGGGCGCGGGCGGTGTTGGAGGAGCTGGTTCGCGGAGGCGTGCGGCACGCGGTGGTCTGCCCGGGCTCGCGCTCTTCTCCTCTGGCGCTCGCGTGCGTGAGGACGGAGGGGCTGCGCACCTGGTCCGTCATCGACGAGCGCAGCGCGGGCTTCTTCGCCCTGGGAATGGCCAAGCAGTCGCGCGCGCCGGTGGTGCTGGTGGCCACGAGCGGGACGGCGGGGGCGCATTTCTACCCGGCGGTCATCGAGGCGGCCATGTCGCAGGTGCCGCTGGTGGTGCTGACGGCGGACCGGCCGTTGGAGCTGCAGGGGTGGGGAGCGCCGCAGACGGTGCCCCAGGCGAGGTTCTTCGGGGAGTTCGCGCGGTTGTTCGCGGACGTGGGGCTGCCGGAGGCGAGCGACGCGGCGCTGGTGCACCTGCGCGCCACGGTGGCGCGGGCCGTGAGTCAGGCCTCGCGGGCCCCGAGGGGCACGGTGCACCTCAACGTGCAGTTCCGCGAGCCGCTCGCGCCCACGGCGGAGGGCTTCGACGGGGAGCGCCTGTCCGCGCTGGCCCGGGAGGGGCGGAAGGGGGCGCCGCTCACGCGCATCGTCCCGCCGACGCGTCAGCCGGACCCCAAGGTGTTGGAGCAGGTGCGAGCCCGGGTGGCCGACGTCGAGCGCGGCGTCATCGTCTGCGGCCCCCGGGACGAGAACGACGGTTTCGCGGAGGCGATCGCCTCGCTGGCCGAGGCCACGGGCTACCCGGTGCTGGCCGAGGCCACCTCACAGGCGCGTTATGGCGGCGGCCCGGCCACGGTGTCGCTCTATGACGCGATGTTGCGGCACGAGCCCTTCGCCAAGGCGCACCGGCCGGAGCTGGTGCTGCGCTTCGGCGGGGGCCTCACGCCCAAGGGGCCGCAGGCGTGGATCGACGGCTCGGGCGCGGAGGTGATCCTCTTCAGTGACGAGGGCGGGCTCTTCGATCCAGCCCACCGGGCCTCGCGTGTGGTGGAGGGCTCGTCGGTGGCGGCCTGCGAGGCGCTGGGCCAGGGACTGTCGCGGGGCCTGGGCCCGTGGGCGCGCAGCTTCCTGTGGGCCGAGCAGTGGACGCGGGCGGCGCTGGAGTCGGCCTTCTCGGAGGATCAGTCGCTCACGGAGATGCGCATCGCGCACGACGTGGTGGCGGCGCTGCCGGACGGGGCGAACCTCTTCGTGTCCAGCAGCATGCCCATCCGCGACGTGGACGCCTTCGCGCCGTCGATGGGCCGGCGGCTCCGGGTGCTGGCCAACCGGGGCGCCAATGGCATCGATGGAATCATCTCGAGCGCGCTCGGGGTGGCGGCGGTCTCGGTGCGTCCCACGGTGCTGCTCACGGGTGACCTGGCCTTCCTGCACGACGTGGGCGGGCTGCTCACGGCGCGCCGGAGCGGGGTGCCCCTGACGGTGGTGGTGGTGAACAACGATGGGGGCGGCATCTTCTCCTTCCTCCCCATCGCGCAGGCCGAGATGGCCCAGAAACACTACGAGCCGCTGTGGGGCACGCCGCATGGCGTGGACCTGTCGCACGCCGCCACGCTCTACCAGGCGCGCTTCAAGCGCCCGGACTCGCCCGCGTCCCTGAGGGCGGCGGTGACCGAGGGGCTCAAGGGTGGCCTGCACCTCATCGAGGTGAAGGTGGCGGAGCGGACGAAGAACGTGGATCTGCACCGGCAGCTCTTCGCGAGGATGGCTGTCTCACTGGGAGAAGGCCCATGGCTCTGA
- the menH gene encoding 2-succinyl-6-hydroxy-2,4-cyclohexadiene-1-carboxylate synthase: MALKLAYETWGEGKHPLLLLHGFTGNRSSFDHLRPLLSEQVRAIAVDLPGHGETPLPSRTGRDGFLETVEALLGVLDELKVPMANLLGYSQGARFALAAALTKPERFGRLIMESGSPGLHRRQERTERRAKDANLATFIRQKGVEAFVAHWESQPIFAGLRNLPAEQQEVLRARRRSCTVEGLVGALECLGLGVQPDYWPELQRQRLPTLLLTGALDEKFTQIARRMAAELPVVWRRTFEGSSHAPHMEVPEEYASEVVSFLKTPWYEAPQFENAAPDKSAAGGNG, encoded by the coding sequence ATGGCTCTGAAGCTGGCATACGAGACCTGGGGAGAGGGGAAACACCCGCTCCTCCTCCTGCACGGATTCACGGGGAACCGATCCTCGTTCGATCACCTGCGGCCGTTGCTGAGCGAGCAGGTGCGGGCCATCGCGGTGGATCTGCCGGGCCATGGGGAGACGCCCCTGCCCTCGAGGACCGGGCGCGACGGCTTCCTGGAGACGGTGGAGGCGCTGCTCGGGGTGCTGGACGAGCTGAAGGTGCCGATGGCGAACCTGCTGGGCTACTCGCAGGGAGCGCGGTTCGCGCTGGCGGCGGCGCTGACGAAGCCGGAGCGCTTCGGGCGGCTGATCATGGAGAGCGGCTCGCCCGGGTTGCACCGTCGCCAGGAGCGGACGGAGCGGCGGGCGAAGGATGCCAACCTGGCGACCTTCATCCGCCAGAAGGGCGTGGAGGCCTTCGTGGCGCACTGGGAATCGCAGCCGATCTTCGCGGGGCTGCGCAACCTGCCGGCCGAGCAGCAGGAGGTGCTGAGGGCCCGGCGGCGCTCGTGCACGGTGGAGGGGTTGGTGGGGGCGCTGGAGTGCCTGGGGCTGGGGGTGCAGCCGGACTACTGGCCGGAGCTGCAGCGCCAGCGGCTGCCGACACTGCTGCTGACGGGAGCGCTGGACGAGAAGTTCACGCAGATCGCGCGGCGGATGGCGGCGGAGCTGCCGGTGGTGTGGAGGCGCACGTTCGAGGGGAGCAGCCATGCTCCGCACATGGAGGTGCCGGAGGAGTACGCCAGTGAAGTGGTGTCCTTCCTGAAGACTCCCTGGTACGAAGCGCCGCAGTTCGAGAACGCCGCGCCGGACAAGAGCGCGGCTGGGGGCAACGGCTAG
- a CDS encoding 1,4-dihydroxy-2-naphthoate polyprenyltransferase: MNAIAPAVEAPRPTLKTWLMAARPKTLTAALVPVMVGTALAYGLGVSRWLPALAALVGAMLIQIGTNLTNDYYDFKKGADTEERLGPKRVTQSGLIAPGTVLASALLCFGLAVVTGIYLVVVGGWPIVAIGLASVLAGYAYTGGPFPLAYNGLGDVFVFVFFGLVAVPGTFYVQALAVSPAAWWAAIPVGAIGTALLVVNNLRDETTDTKAGKRTLVVRLGSTAGKTEYVVLLIAAYATPLAMWGLGLASPWVLLALLSAPVAVAPLKLVLGAKGAALNPALGGTARVQLVFGVLFSVGLLLR; the protein is encoded by the coding sequence ATGAATGCGATTGCACCCGCGGTGGAGGCGCCTCGCCCCACCTTGAAGACGTGGTTGATGGCGGCGCGGCCGAAGACGCTGACGGCGGCGCTGGTGCCGGTGATGGTGGGGACGGCGCTGGCGTACGGGCTGGGCGTGAGCCGCTGGCTGCCGGCGTTGGCGGCGCTGGTGGGCGCGATGCTCATCCAGATCGGCACCAACCTGACGAACGACTATTACGACTTCAAGAAGGGAGCGGACACGGAGGAGCGGCTGGGGCCGAAGCGGGTGACGCAGAGCGGGCTGATCGCGCCGGGGACGGTGCTGGCGAGCGCGCTGCTGTGCTTCGGGCTGGCGGTGGTGACGGGCATCTACCTGGTGGTGGTGGGAGGCTGGCCGATCGTGGCGATCGGGCTGGCGTCGGTGCTGGCGGGGTACGCGTACACGGGAGGACCGTTCCCACTGGCGTACAACGGGTTGGGAGACGTGTTCGTCTTCGTGTTCTTCGGGCTGGTGGCGGTGCCGGGGACGTTCTACGTGCAGGCGCTGGCGGTGAGCCCGGCGGCGTGGTGGGCGGCGATTCCGGTGGGGGCGATCGGCACGGCGCTGCTGGTGGTGAACAACCTGCGGGACGAGACGACGGACACGAAGGCGGGCAAGCGGACGCTGGTGGTGCGGCTGGGCTCGACGGCGGGCAAGACCGAGTACGTGGTGCTGCTGATCGCGGCCTACGCGACGCCGCTGGCGATGTGGGGCCTGGGATTGGCGAGCCCGTGGGTGCTGCTGGCGCTGTTGAGCGCGCCGGTGGCGGTGGCGCCGTTGAAGCTGGTGCTGGGGGCGAAGGGGGCGGCGCTGAACCCGGCGCTGGGAGGGACGGCGAGAGTGCAACTGGTATTCGGGGTGCTGTTCTCGGTGGGGCTGCTGCTGAGGTGA